Within Bdellovibrionales bacterium, the genomic segment ACAAAATCGTTCTCCAAATTAAAACCATAGTGCAAAGTTCTTTTCGGAAAATCAGAAAAAACTTCTCGAATTTTTGGATCATCTCCACAAAGAATGACCGAACCAAAAAATGGGACTCGCGAGGCAAAATCGAAAAATGCATTTTTTAAACTTCCGAAATCTTTATAGTAGTCCAGGTGATCATTGTCGATATTTGTGATAATCACAATTTCTGGGGAGAGACGATTGAAACTCCCATCCGACTCATCGGCCTCAGCTATTAAGAACTCTCCCTGCCCCAGTTGAGCCGTCGATTTAATGACATCAAGGCGCCCTCCCACTACGATGGTAGGGTCAACCTCCCCTGCCAAAAAAACAGAGGCCGTCATACTCGTGGTCGTCGTCTTTCCGTGTGTGCCCGCGATAGCGATGCCTCGCTTCAAGCGCATCATCTCGGCGAGAGCCTCAGCTCTTGGAATCAAAGGAATTCCCTTGCGTCGCGCCTCGCGGTACTCTGGATTATGGGATTTGATTGCGCCCGAATAAACGACAACTTCGGCATCGCCAACTTGCTCGGGTCGCTGTCCAATAAAAACCAAAACACCCATTTCTCGAAGTCGCATCGTCTGGTTGTTCTCAGCCGAATCACTTCCCGATACCCGCGCCCCCATATTATGAAGGAGCTCCGCCAGACCGCACATACCTATCCCGCCAACACCGATAAAATGCACTTTGGCATTGGTCAATTTTTGAGAACGAATTCGAATTTCATTCATTGTTGTTTCCCTGAAATTTCATTGATAAGAATTTGGGCAATTTCATCAGCCGCGTGAGCGTGATAAAGTTTTCCCATGTTTCTTGATAATTCTGCGCATTTTTGGGGATTTGCTCTTAAGTTCAATAGCAATTCACGAAAGCATTCTGGACTAAAGTCCCGCTGAAGAACCATCACCGCCGCATCCTTATTAACCGCGGCTTCAGCGTTTCGCTGCTGGTGATTGTCAGAAGCGAATGGAAATGGAATGAGAATGGCCGCTTTCTCGGCCGCCGCCAACTCTGAAATTGTGCTGGCTCCAGCACGACAAATAATCAAATCCGCCCACCTATATTCTTTGAATATCTCCGGGAGATATTCTCTCACGCTAACCCTCGCGCCCTTCGCTTGATATCGTTCTTTGATGGAGGAATAATCCAGCGATCCCGTCTGGTGAATAAAATCAAAATCTCGTAACCACTCTTCTCCTGAAGTCAATGCTTCGCAAACGGTATTATTAATACCTCTCGCGCCCTGACTACCCCCAAAGATGAGAACCCTCATTGGACTTGAAAAATTTCGCGAAGGCACTGCCTCAGATCCGAAACTCCTGAGATTTTCAATTTCCTGCCGAATAGGAAGACCAACAATCTGAATCCTTTTTCTCTTTTTTTCGAAAATGGCTTTTGCCTCTTCAAAACCGACCAAGGCAAGCTTAACCCAATTCACCAACAGCCGATTGGCCAAGCCTGGAAAAGCATTTGGCTCCCAAATGACAGTGAAAAAACCAAGTAAAGCCCCCGTAAATAGAATCGGAGCCG encodes:
- a CDS encoding UDP-N-acetylmuramate--L-alanine ligase, with product MNEIRIRSQKLTNAKVHFIGVGGIGMCGLAELLHNMGARVSGSDSAENNQTMRLREMGVLVFIGQRPEQVGDAEVVVYSGAIKSHNPEYREARRKGIPLIPRAEALAEMMRLKRGIAIAGTHGKTTTTSMTASVFLAGEVDPTIVVGGRLDVIKSTAQLGQGEFLIAEADESDGSFNRLSPEIVIITNIDNDHLDYYKDFGSLKNAFFDFASRVPFFGSVILCGDDPKIREVFSDFPKRTLHYGFNLENDFVLEGENGEYVVKTSGAILGKLSVPMPGRHNALNALAAVLAGLAAGLDFEVCAKGISGFQGVDRRFQKMGECKSISFYDDYGHHPTEVRAVLSAFKEKFPERRIVVLFQPHRYSRTQLCWEQFLICFRDADSLFLADIYAAGEAPIEGISSHLLAQQIEITNVRCLDITSADSQREVLGFLKPGDVFVTLGAGDVWKFGEKVRKSLIGEKA
- the murG gene encoding undecaprenyldiphospho-muramoylpentapeptide beta-N-acetylglucosaminyltransferase produces the protein MRKAVFIAGGGTGGHIYPALAIAHSLREMAPDLQIHFVGSRGGLESKIIPEQGFPLHLVPIGKLNHNVGLAERLKTLVSLPISFVVSLFLLLKYRPLIIIGVGGFVSAPILFTGALLGFFTVIWEPNAFPGLANRLLVNWVKLALVGFEEAKAIFEKKRKRIQIVGLPIRQEIENLRSFGSEAVPSRNFSSPMRVLIFGGSQGARGINNTVCEALTSGEEWLRDFDFIHQTGSLDYSSIKERYQAKGARVSVREYLPEIFKEYRWADLIICRAGASTISELAAAEKAAILIPFPFASDNHQQRNAEAAVNKDAAVMVLQRDFSPECFRELLLNLRANPQKCAELSRNMGKLYHAHAADEIAQILINEISGKQQ